The Actinomycetota bacterium genome has a segment encoding these proteins:
- a CDS encoding thiamine phosphate synthase, producing MTVFPSLSPAGERRQARLADSRLAAVAGTRPATGDLGGRLAALCEGSVDLLLLREPTAPEDALRVAADAFRRVCDRYGALFVVDGLPGLAVQVGADGVHVGPVDAPPDHARRVVGPDLLIGRTARRAASVAAAADEDVDYVAVGDGLIEYASGRCPHVWFAPAGADLAAATGALDRGAGRLLAEGLDAVDDPGPVCWALRRALAAHPL from the coding sequence GTGACGGTCTTCCCGAGCCTGTCCCCGGCCGGTGAGCGGCGCCAGGCCCGACTCGCCGACTCGCGGCTGGCGGCGGTCGCCGGGACCCGCCCGGCCACCGGCGACCTCGGCGGGCGGCTGGCGGCCCTGTGCGAGGGCAGCGTCGACCTGCTGCTGCTACGCGAACCCACCGCCCCGGAGGACGCCCTCCGCGTCGCCGCGGACGCGTTCCGGCGCGTCTGCGACCGGTACGGGGCGCTGTTCGTCGTGGATGGCCTCCCGGGGCTGGCCGTGCAGGTGGGCGCAGACGGTGTCCACGTCGGCCCGGTGGACGCCCCCCCAGACCACGCCCGCAGGGTCGTGGGCCCCGACCTGCTGATCGGCCGCACCGCGCGCCGTGCGGCCTCGGTGGCGGCCGCCGCGGACGAGGATGTAGACTACGTCGCGGTGGGCGACGGCTTGATCGAGTACGCGTCGGGGCGGTGCCCGCACGTCTGGTTCGCTCCGGCCGGGGCGGACCTCGCTGCAGCGACCGGCGCGCTGGACCGTGGGGCGGGGCGGCTGTTGGCCGAGGGGCTGGATGCGGTCGACGACCCCGGTCCGGTGTGCTGGGCTCTGCGCCGGGCCCTGGCGGCGCATCCGCTGTGA
- a CDS encoding nucleotidyltransferase translates to MTKRYREALDAVELDTDHGQPAPRRFRWRGQGYEVVQVLGHWREDPGWWRRSDGRAIRIEQADLWRVEARNGTPGSRGVYELVRRGGSWHLDRIWD, encoded by the coding sequence ATGACCAAGCGGTACCGCGAAGCGCTCGATGCGGTTGAGCTCGACACCGACCACGGCCAACCCGCCCCGCGCCGTTTCCGCTGGCGCGGCCAGGGCTACGAGGTGGTGCAGGTCCTCGGGCACTGGCGCGAGGACCCGGGATGGTGGCGGCGCTCCGACGGACGCGCCATCCGCATCGAGCAGGCCGATCTGTGGCGGGTCGAAGCCCGGAACGGAACGCCGGGGTCCCGCGGGGTGTACGAACTGGTCCGTCGCGGCGGCAGTTGGCACCTCGACCGCATCTGGGACTGA
- a CDS encoding DNA polymerase IV produces the protein MDAFYASVEQRDDPTLAGRPVVVGGSGSRGVVAAASYEARRYGITSAMPMVRARRLCAALVVVAPDFARYVAVSGRVRQILIAYTPLVEPLALDEAFLDVAGAGRLFGEPTRIAAQVRADVRDQLGLSCSVGVAPNKFLAKLCSGKAKPDGLVHLPRDRVAAFLRPLPVSDLWGVGPRTLERLHRYGFHTVGQLADSDRVTLERVLGGAVGGQLHRLARGIDDRPVTPYEPAKSISVEETYDRDLDDPEVIARELLGMCRKVGRRLRDGDLAGRTITLKVRFSSFQTVTRSATLDLPTDRTHDLVTVARELYGRLRLERVRIRLLGVAVTNLTAGAAARQLALDGDQRWEDAERAADALRHRFGGEVVTYGALLDSDAPAGNAAPTRDDLEG, from the coding sequence ATGGATGCCTTCTACGCGTCGGTCGAGCAGCGCGACGATCCGACCTTGGCTGGCCGCCCCGTCGTGGTCGGGGGGAGCGGCTCGCGTGGTGTGGTCGCCGCGGCCTCGTACGAGGCCCGCAGGTACGGGATCACCAGCGCCATGCCGATGGTCCGGGCACGGCGCCTGTGCGCCGCTCTGGTGGTCGTCGCGCCGGACTTCGCCAGGTACGTCGCCGTCTCGGGACGCGTCCGACAGATCCTGATCGCCTACACCCCACTGGTGGAGCCGCTTGCCCTCGACGAGGCGTTCCTCGACGTCGCGGGCGCGGGGCGCCTGTTCGGCGAACCGACCCGGATCGCTGCACAGGTCCGGGCGGACGTCCGCGACCAGCTCGGCCTGTCCTGTTCGGTCGGGGTGGCCCCCAACAAGTTCCTCGCCAAGCTGTGCTCGGGGAAGGCCAAGCCCGACGGGCTGGTCCACCTCCCACGCGACCGGGTCGCGGCGTTCCTGCGGCCGCTGCCGGTCTCCGACCTGTGGGGAGTGGGCCCACGCACCCTCGAGCGCCTCCACCGGTACGGGTTCCACACGGTCGGTCAGCTCGCCGACAGCGATCGCGTGACCCTCGAACGGGTCCTCGGCGGGGCGGTCGGCGGTCAGCTGCACCGGCTCGCCCGAGGGATCGACGACCGCCCCGTCACCCCGTACGAACCGGCCAAGAGCATCTCGGTGGAGGAGACCTACGACCGGGACCTCGATGACCCCGAGGTCATCGCCCGCGAGCTGCTCGGGATGTGTCGGAAGGTCGGCCGGCGCCTGCGCGACGGTGACCTCGCCGGGCGAACTATCACCCTCAAGGTGAGGTTCAGTTCCTTCCAGACGGTGACGCGGTCGGCCACGCTCGACCTGCCGACCGACCGCACCCACGACCTGGTCACCGTGGCCCGGGAACTGTACGGCCGGTTGCGCTTGGAACGGGTCCGGATCCGCCTCCTCGGCGTCGCCGTGACGAACCTCACTGCGGGCGCGGCGGCGCGCCAGCTCGCCCTGGACGGTGACCAGCGGTGGGAGGACGCCGAGCGGGCTGCGGACGCGCTACGCCACCGGTTCGGCGGTGAGGTCGTCACCTACGGGGCGCTGCTGGATTCCGACGCCCCGGCCGGGAACGCCGCCCCAACCCGCGACGACCTCGAAGGCTGA
- a CDS encoding methylated-DNA--[protein]-cysteine S-methyltransferase has translation MTPPDATVAYTVLPSPLGRLLAAVTADGLAAVVFVADGVGQAVQQLAERLSARTVEDPPRLAAVRDQLDGYFAGAQTVFDLPLDWSLLGDGFARRVLHATARIPYGQVATYGEVAAAAGNPRAARAAGNALGANPLAIVVPCHRVVRRGGDVGGYTGGAHLKHALLALEGALQSAQRGPAPRQ, from the coding sequence GTGACGCCGCCCGACGCCACGGTGGCGTACACGGTCCTGCCCTCACCGCTGGGGCGGCTGCTGGCCGCGGTCACGGCCGACGGGCTGGCCGCGGTCGTGTTCGTCGCTGACGGCGTCGGCCAGGCGGTGCAGCAGCTGGCGGAGCGGCTGTCTGCGCGCACGGTCGAGGATCCGCCCCGTCTCGCGGCCGTCCGCGACCAACTCGACGGGTACTTCGCCGGCGCGCAGACCGTCTTCGACCTGCCGCTGGACTGGTCACTGCTCGGCGACGGGTTCGCACGCCGTGTTCTGCACGCAACGGCACGCATTCCCTACGGGCAGGTCGCGACGTACGGGGAGGTCGCGGCGGCCGCGGGCAACCCCCGCGCCGCCCGGGCCGCGGGGAACGCCCTGGGGGCCAACCCGCTCGCGATCGTGGTGCCCTGTCACCGGGTCGTGCGCCGCGGCGGAGACGTCGGTGGGTACACCGGCGGGGCGCACCTCAAGCACGCGCTGCTGGCCCTCGAGGGGGCGCTGCAGTCGGCGCAACGAGGGCCAGCCCCTCGTCAGTGA
- the dnaE gene encoding DNA polymerase III subunit alpha, with translation MGHGRTRATPARGGVPPFAHLTVRSCYSLRDGAIRPRELATAAALAGMTHVALTDRDGLYGAVRFAQACATTGVTPVFGADLALSPDRQRPGWAITRAGRARLPTTAARPDPRTMRPGAGPAWLEDDAARVTFLARTQHGYANLCRVVSAAHRDVRSSPHLGWDDATARPEGIYVLLGVDSPVGRLVAQGRLGAAETETRRWVEAFGPDQVVIAVCHHLGRGGRVDGRGGRVDGRGGRVDGRGGRVDGRGGRVDGRGGRVDGRGSRVDGRGSRVDGRGSRVDGRGSYDDAQWAGRMVALADRLGLTAAAVNDVRYLQEGDAYLADVLACVRAQVPVTDRHVGRRTAEGWFKSAADLLRIPLFGDRPDLLANAAAIAESCEIDLGLDRTHVPRLTGLSEGDAARELHVRCWVGVHDRYSGRGGPRLTPEVTERLRHELAMIDRLGLHDYFLTVADIAAAIRDAGVLTACRGSAAGSLVCYALRISDVDPIEGGLVFERFMNPYRDELPDIDLDVESARREDVYRMILDRYGEERTACVAMVETFQARMAVREVGKVLGVPPEEIDLVATSLHNVRARDVRAALRELPELEGSRLGAGQLDTLFQVVERIDGFPRHLALHPCGIVLADVDLMDVTPVERSAGTGRDGPAPHGFSMTQFDKDDVAALGLLKLDILAVRLLSSMRHATELIPTTRGEEIDLDAIPFHDPAVYELLRTTRSIGVFQVESPGQRELLGRLQPDRFDDLVTEISLFRPGPVKADMVGPFVARRTGAEPATYIHPLLKPALEDTFGVVIYHEQVMKAVAALTGCDLSRADLVRRQLADETQLAHLRGWALTTALERGIDRATAEAVWRQVESFASFGFCKAHAAAFAVPTYRSAWLKVHYLPELIAGLLTHDPGMYPRRLLLEEARQFGVAVLSADVNVSAAEYTVERVAEEEAYARLEVGRGAPLPAGWTWSDPAASDRAADGATARGGGLFPDAGTTVDTDRGGARGGGLFPDAGTTVDTDRGRARGGGLFPDAGTTVDTDRGGLLPPAGRDAGDAGVDHDGRRWRWAVRVGLQDVRGMTDAERDTLIAGRPYTCLEDLRARGGLSRPTAENLAKIGALDEIGCGDRRATLLAVEELWGSRRGRRGSRPGGDAILDPQAALALYADHRPRLPQITSADQVRDELEVLGLDVSRHVVAFYEPLLDVLGVTRAAGLERDDPAATPNPTGGGAPVPPGRVRVAGVRAALQSPPVRSGQRVLFLSLDDRTGTTQCNFFERALAGDGRGDRGHAWTVLHAWLVVVEGRLDRRGPRGITVIAERAWDLTRLWRAWGEGRLDEDLARSGPPPPHRRTAARPSGLSAAMFASGSR, from the coding sequence GTGGGCCACGGTCGCACACGAGCCACCCCTGCGCGGGGCGGAGTCCCGCCGTTCGCACACCTCACGGTGCGCTCGTGCTACTCGCTGCGTGACGGCGCGATCCGTCCCCGTGAGCTCGCGACCGCCGCCGCACTGGCCGGCATGACCCACGTCGCACTCACCGACCGCGACGGGCTGTACGGCGCCGTCCGTTTCGCCCAGGCGTGCGCCACGACAGGGGTGACGCCGGTGTTCGGTGCCGATCTCGCCCTGTCTCCCGACCGGCAGCGTCCGGGGTGGGCGATCACCAGGGCCGGTCGTGCCCGCCTGCCGACGACCGCCGCACGCCCCGATCCGCGCACGATGCGTCCGGGCGCTGGCCCGGCCTGGCTCGAGGACGACGCGGCACGGGTCACCTTCCTGGCCCGGACACAGCACGGCTACGCCAACCTCTGCCGGGTGGTCTCCGCCGCCCACCGTGACGTGCGCAGCTCCCCGCACCTGGGCTGGGATGACGCGACCGCCCGCCCCGAGGGGATATACGTCCTGCTCGGCGTGGACTCGCCGGTGGGGCGGCTGGTGGCACAGGGACGGCTGGGGGCGGCCGAGACCGAGACCCGCCGCTGGGTCGAGGCGTTCGGACCCGATCAGGTGGTCATCGCCGTCTGCCACCACCTCGGCCGGGGAGGTCGGGTGGACGGCCGGGGAGGTCGGGTGGACGGCCGGGGAGGTCGGGTGGACGGCCGGGGAGGTCGGGTGGACGGCCGGGGAGGTCGGGTGGACGGCCGGGGAGGTCGGGTGGACGGCCGGGGAAGTCGGGTGGACGGCCGGGGAAGTCGGGTGGACGGCCGGGGAAGTCGGGTGGACGGCCGGGGAAGTTACGACGACGCCCAGTGGGCGGGGCGGATGGTGGCGCTCGCCGACCGGCTGGGGCTGACCGCCGCGGCAGTGAACGACGTGCGCTACCTGCAGGAGGGTGACGCCTACCTCGCCGACGTCCTGGCGTGCGTGCGCGCGCAGGTCCCCGTCACCGATCGTCACGTCGGCCGCCGCACCGCCGAGGGCTGGTTCAAGAGCGCCGCGGACCTGTTGCGCATACCGCTGTTCGGTGATCGCCCCGACCTGCTGGCCAACGCGGCGGCGATCGCAGAGTCCTGCGAGATCGACCTCGGCCTGGACCGCACCCACGTCCCGCGCCTGACTGGCCTGTCGGAGGGGGACGCCGCCCGCGAACTGCACGTGCGCTGCTGGGTCGGGGTGCACGACCGCTACAGCGGGCGGGGCGGTCCCCGGCTCACGCCTGAGGTCACCGAGCGCCTCCGTCACGAGCTGGCGATGATCGACCGGCTGGGGCTGCACGACTACTTCCTCACCGTCGCCGACATCGCCGCCGCGATCCGCGACGCCGGCGTGCTCACCGCCTGCCGTGGGTCGGCCGCGGGGAGCCTGGTGTGCTACGCGCTGCGCATCAGCGACGTGGACCCGATCGAGGGTGGGCTGGTCTTCGAGCGGTTCATGAACCCCTATCGCGACGAGCTCCCCGATATCGACCTGGACGTGGAGTCGGCCCGCCGTGAGGACGTCTACCGCATGATCCTCGATCGCTACGGCGAGGAACGCACCGCATGCGTCGCGATGGTCGAGACCTTCCAGGCGCGGATGGCGGTGCGGGAGGTGGGGAAGGTCCTGGGTGTGCCACCCGAGGAGATCGACCTGGTGGCGACCTCGCTGCACAACGTCCGCGCCCGCGACGTCCGCGCCGCGCTCCGGGAGCTGCCCGAGCTGGAGGGCTCACGTCTCGGCGCCGGCCAGCTCGACACCCTGTTCCAGGTGGTCGAACGCATCGACGGTTTCCCCCGCCATCTCGCCTTGCACCCCTGCGGCATCGTCCTCGCCGACGTCGACCTGATGGACGTCACCCCGGTGGAACGCTCAGCGGGAACGGGTCGTGACGGGCCCGCCCCGCACGGGTTCTCCATGACCCAGTTCGACAAGGACGACGTTGCCGCGCTGGGGCTGTTGAAGCTCGACATCCTGGCGGTGCGACTGCTGTCGTCGATGCGGCACGCCACCGAGCTCATCCCCACCACCCGCGGCGAGGAGATCGACCTCGACGCGATCCCGTTCCACGACCCGGCCGTCTACGAGCTGCTGCGCACGACCCGCTCGATCGGGGTGTTCCAGGTCGAGTCCCCCGGCCAGCGGGAGCTCCTCGGGCGGCTGCAACCCGACCGCTTCGACGACCTCGTCACCGAGATCTCGCTGTTTCGTCCCGGTCCGGTGAAGGCCGACATGGTCGGCCCGTTCGTGGCTCGCCGCACCGGCGCCGAGCCCGCCACCTACATCCACCCGCTGCTGAAACCCGCCCTCGAGGACACCTTCGGGGTCGTGATCTACCACGAGCAGGTGATGAAGGCCGTGGCGGCGCTCACGGGTTGCGACCTGTCCCGCGCCGACCTCGTCCGCCGTCAGCTCGCCGACGAGACGCAGCTGGCTCACCTGCGGGGATGGGCGCTGACAACGGCGTTGGAACGGGGGATCGATCGGGCGACCGCCGAGGCGGTGTGGCGGCAGGTCGAGTCGTTCGCGTCGTTCGGGTTCTGCAAGGCGCACGCCGCCGCGTTCGCCGTCCCCACCTACCGGTCGGCGTGGCTGAAGGTGCACTACCTGCCCGAGCTGATCGCCGGGCTGCTCACACACGACCCGGGGATGTACCCGCGGCGGCTGCTGCTGGAGGAGGCGCGCCAGTTCGGCGTCGCGGTTCTGTCTGCTGACGTCAACGTGTCGGCGGCCGAGTACACGGTCGAGCGTGTGGCCGAGGAGGAGGCCTACGCCCGCTTGGAGGTCGGTCGCGGCGCCCCGCTGCCGGCCGGATGGACCTGGTCGGATCCAGCCGCGTCCGATCGTGCGGCCGATGGTGCTACCGCGCGAGGTGGTGGTTTGTTCCCGGATGCGGGAACAACCGTGGACACCGATCGGGGTGGGGCGCGAGGTGGTGGTTTGTTCCCGGATGCGGGAACAACCGTGGACACCGACCGGGGTAGGGCGCGAGGTGGTGGTTTGTTCCCGGATGCGGGAACAACCGTGGACACCGACCGGGGTGGCCTGCTCCCGCCGGCGGGGCGCGATGCGGGCGACGCTGGCGTCGATCACGACGGACGGCGGTGGCGCTGGGCGGTGCGGGTCGGCCTGCAGGACGTTCGCGGCATGACCGACGCCGAACGTGACACGCTGATCGCTGGTCGGCCCTACACGTGCCTGGAGGATCTGCGTGCTCGCGGAGGACTGTCGCGACCGACTGCCGAGAACCTGGCCAAGATCGGCGCGCTCGACGAGATCGGCTGCGGCGACCGGCGGGCCACCTTGTTGGCGGTCGAGGAGCTGTGGGGTTCACGCCGGGGACGTCGCGGATCGCGACCAGGCGGTGATGCGATCCTGGATCCGCAGGCAGCGCTGGCTCTGTACGCCGACCACCGCCCGCGGCTGCCGCAGATCACCAGCGCCGACCAGGTGCGTGACGAGCTCGAGGTCCTCGGGCTGGACGTCTCCCGCCACGTCGTCGCGTTCTACGAGCCGTTGCTGGACGTGCTGGGCGTCACCCGCGCAGCCGGCCTCGAACGCGACGACCCGGCTGCTACGCCGAACCCGACCGGCGGCGGGGCGCCGGTGCCTCCCGGCCGGGTCCGGGTCGCCGGGGTACGGGCCGCGCTGCAGTCACCCCCGGTGCGGTCCGGGCAGCGGGTGCTGTTCCTCTCGCTCGACGACCGCACCGGCACGACCCAGTGCAACTTCTTCGAGCGGGCACTGGCGGGCGATGGGCGGGGCGATCGAGGGCACGCCTGGACCGTGCTGCACGCCTGGCTGGTCGTCGTCGAAGGTCGCCTCGACCGGCGCGGACCGCGAGGGATCACCGTGATCGCCGAGAGGGCGTGGGACCTCACGCGCCTGTGGCGCGCCTGGGGGGAGGGACGGCTGGACGAGGACCTGGCCCGCAGCGGACCGCCGCCGCCGCACCGCCGCACCGCTGCGCGCCCTTCGGGACTGTCAGCGGCGATGTTCGCCTCCGGAAGCCGCTGA
- a CDS encoding DUF3040 domain-containing protein, with the protein MPLSEHEERMLQEIARQLSEEDPKFVATVANTTPARLHLRRLRWSVIGFLVGLVTLLGLTFHLVLGMVGFALMFTSVLVGAGAVRGLGSGPGGVIDELRRAFVRRRR; encoded by the coding sequence ATGCCGCTGTCCGAGCACGAGGAGCGCATGCTGCAGGAGATCGCGCGGCAGCTGTCCGAAGAGGACCCGAAGTTCGTCGCCACCGTGGCGAACACCACCCCTGCCCGGTTGCACCTGCGTCGTTTGCGCTGGTCGGTGATCGGTTTCCTCGTCGGTCTCGTGACGCTGCTCGGCTTGACCTTCCACCTGGTCCTCGGGATGGTCGGGTTCGCGCTGATGTTCACCTCGGTGCTCGTCGGTGCCGGTGCGGTGCGGGGCCTGGGTTCGGGGCCGGGCGGCGTGATCGACGAGCTCCGTCGAGCCTTCGTGCGCCGCCGCCGCTAG
- a CDS encoding DUF3105 domain-containing protein encodes MRGAPWVAALAVLATGLPGCGDGDAQVACGAVEHPEVQAGSHLIGGATPPVPYSSTPGTSGWHAAGAPRTGVFGAADPLSEPEIVKALEVGQVVAAYDPTRLAADATAQLEELAHDRFAGALTVTPFSGDLGAPLVLNAWGVRQPCTGVDADAIGAFVEEHAEPHPH; translated from the coding sequence GTGCGAGGCGCCCCGTGGGTCGCGGCGCTGGCCGTGCTCGCCACGGGGTTGCCCGGCTGCGGCGACGGCGACGCGCAGGTCGCGTGCGGTGCGGTCGAGCACCCCGAGGTGCAGGCCGGCAGCCACCTGATCGGAGGCGCCACACCGCCGGTCCCCTACTCGTCGACCCCGGGGACCTCCGGATGGCACGCCGCCGGGGCGCCCCGGACGGGGGTCTTCGGGGCGGCGGATCCGCTCAGCGAGCCGGAGATCGTCAAGGCCCTGGAGGTCGGCCAGGTCGTTGCCGCCTACGACCCCACGCGCCTGGCCGCCGACGCCACCGCGCAGCTCGAGGAGCTGGCGCACGACCGCTTCGCCGGTGCGCTGACAGTCACCCCGTTCTCCGGTGACCTCGGGGCGCCGCTGGTGCTCAACGCCTGGGGGGTGCGCCAGCCGTGCACGGGCGTGGACGCCGACGCGATCGGGGCGTTCGTCGAGGAGCACGCCGAACCACACCCTCACTGA
- a CDS encoding cell division protein FtsI: MRRVLIAVVAAVVVAGLAVGGWAWWQQSQLRAREQARRQAAAVAQRFLDAWEEGNLDQLPALTRAPPDDLAAHHATMRERLQADRLDLEPGEAELNDSSNLDAGVTVPFQVRMHLAGLGDWSHRSSLALTRIEDAEQATWRVEWSPAVLHPSLSDGTALDRSRSWPDRAPILDRDGQPLSGEGSLGLVVGHTGEVTAELLVQLGDPYLAGDTVGQRGLQLAFERQLAGSPTGEIRVVRGDEVVEVVHRFEGERPQPLRTTLDPGIQRTAELALGSGATSALVVLDASTSEIRAVVNRPVGGFNRALTGKYPPGSTFKVVTATAILRSGVTPSGTVPCPETVTVHGRPFRNFQGEAFGPIPFREAFYRSCNTAFVQLAADLDEGALQAAAADYGFNSGWQLPVGEPAASFPEPGDLAERAAAAIGQARVLVSPVQLASVAAAVAQGKWSAPTLVSDTRSGVAPRDLQDVAATLTELMREVPRRGTAEGTGLPDGLAGKTGTAEYGTGDPLPTHAWFIGFRSDGDGPQQDLAFAVLVEGGSSGGAVAAPVAARFLANLPG; this comes from the coding sequence ATGCGCCGCGTGCTGATCGCTGTCGTCGCGGCGGTCGTCGTGGCGGGGCTCGCCGTCGGTGGCTGGGCGTGGTGGCAGCAGTCGCAGCTGCGGGCACGGGAGCAGGCGCGTCGTCAGGCCGCCGCCGTCGCCCAGCGGTTCCTGGACGCCTGGGAGGAGGGCAACCTCGACCAGCTCCCGGCTCTGACACGTGCCCCGCCCGACGACCTCGCCGCCCACCACGCCACCATGCGCGAGCGGCTCCAGGCTGACCGGTTGGATCTCGAACCCGGCGAGGCCGAGCTCAACGACTCCTCGAACCTCGACGCTGGCGTCACCGTGCCGTTCCAGGTCCGCATGCACCTGGCGGGACTGGGCGACTGGAGCCATCGCAGCTCCCTGGCGCTGACTCGCATCGAGGACGCGGAGCAAGCGACGTGGCGGGTCGAGTGGTCGCCGGCCGTCCTACACCCATCCCTGTCGGACGGGACGGCGCTGGACCGGTCGCGGAGCTGGCCGGACCGCGCCCCGATCCTCGACCGCGACGGGCAGCCGCTGTCCGGCGAAGGCAGCCTCGGGCTGGTCGTCGGCCACACCGGTGAGGTCACCGCCGAGCTGTTGGTGCAGCTGGGCGACCCCTACCTCGCTGGCGACACGGTCGGGCAGCGCGGCCTGCAGCTGGCGTTCGAACGGCAACTGGCCGGATCACCCACCGGTGAGATCCGCGTCGTGCGCGGCGACGAGGTCGTCGAGGTCGTGCACCGCTTCGAAGGTGAACGACCGCAGCCCCTGCGCACGACGCTGGATCCAGGCATCCAGCGAACGGCCGAGCTCGCGCTGGGTAGCGGCGCGACCTCAGCGCTGGTGGTCCTCGACGCGTCGACCAGCGAGATCCGCGCCGTGGTCAACCGTCCCGTCGGCGGCTTCAACCGGGCGCTGACCGGGAAGTACCCGCCCGGCTCGACCTTCAAGGTCGTGACCGCCACCGCCATCCTGCGCAGCGGCGTCACCCCGTCCGGCACGGTGCCGTGCCCGGAGACCGTGACCGTTCACGGCCGGCCGTTCCGCAACTTCCAGGGGGAGGCCTTCGGCCCCATCCCCTTCCGAGAGGCGTTCTACCGCTCGTGCAACACCGCGTTCGTGCAGCTCGCAGCCGACCTCGATGAGGGCGCGCTCCAAGCGGCCGCCGCCGACTACGGCTTCAACAGCGGTTGGCAGCTCCCGGTGGGCGAGCCGGCGGCGTCGTTCCCGGAGCCCGGTGACCTGGCCGAGCGGGCCGCCGCCGCCATCGGGCAGGCCCGCGTCCTGGTCAGCCCCGTCCAGCTCGCGTCGGTCGCCGCCGCAGTCGCGCAAGGCAAGTGGTCCGCGCCGACGCTCGTGTCCGACACCCGGTCGGGCGTCGCCCCGCGCGACCTGCAGGACGTCGCCGCGACCCTCACGGAGCTGATGCGCGAGGTGCCCCGGCGCGGCACCGCCGAAGGCACCGGCCTCCCCGACGGTCTGGCCGGCAAGACCGGCACCGCCGAGTACGGCACCGGGGATCCGCTACCAACCCACGCCTGGTTCATCGGGTTCCGCTCGGACGGAGACGGACCGCAGCAGGATCTCGCCTTCGCGGTGCTGGTCGAGGGCGGCTCGTCGGGCGGGGCGGTCGCCGCGCCGGTCGCGGCGCGCTTCCTCGCGAATCTGCCGGGCTGA
- a CDS encoding GNAT family N-acetyltransferase gives MNVTFRRLTDQDLPLLRRWLNEPGVVRWWEGEDVSWEAVVRDDGSTSSDLTEHWIASLRHGRPVGWTQCDATADHAGEHEVEQWWALGVHRTAAGIDYLVGDPRERGKVWGRS, from the coding sequence GTGAACGTGACCTTCCGTCGGCTGACGGACCAGGACCTGCCGCTGCTGCGCAGGTGGCTCAACGAGCCGGGCGTCGTGCGGTGGTGGGAGGGCGAGGATGTCTCATGGGAGGCCGTGGTCCGCGACGACGGCTCAACCTCGAGCGACCTCACCGAGCACTGGATCGCCTCGCTGCGACACGGCCGGCCGGTTGGCTGGACCCAGTGCGACGCCACCGCAGACCACGCCGGCGAGCACGAGGTCGAACAGTGGTGGGCGCTCGGCGTTCACCGGACAGCTGCTGGGATCGACTACCTCGTCGGCGATCCGCGGGAGCGTGGCAAGGTCTGGGGTCGGTCATGA